A region from the Brettanomyces bruxellensis chromosome 4, complete sequence genome encodes:
- a CDS encoding uncharacterized protein (SECRETED:SignalP(1-19)), translating to MKFASAILSAPVLASVASAAAFSQYTNSTASSAEDIATTVVTITSCADNKCSETAVTTGLTTATTNVGGTETIYTTYCPLTAAEAAEAAESAAATTSAPVSEQAVTTLVTVTCHEQTCESSTVTTGLTSYTTTVGGTETIYTTYCPLTAAESTEASSSASPSSAVPSSVAPEVTSSSKSAAAADTTAPAESAITTVVTVTCHESKCESSTVTTGLTSYTTTIGGTETVYTTYCPLTAETSTSAPAETTESSSSAPAETTEASSSAPAETSKSSSEAAVETSQAESAITTLVTVTCHESKCETSTITSAAPVSTTSSGSVAPVETSSTSSAAPEVSTFSNAAPVEKSAGFLAGGALFVAALLL from the coding sequence ATGAAGTTCGCATCTGCAATTCTTTCTGCCCCAGTTTTGGCCTCTGTTGCCTCTGCTGCCGCATTCTCTCAGTACACCAACTCTACCGCCTCTTCAGCCGAGGATATCGCCACTACTGTGGTCACTATCACTTCTTGTGCTGATAACAAGTGTTCTGAGACTGCTGTTACCACTGGTCTTACCACTGCTACCACAAACGTCGGTGGCACTGAGACCATCTACACTACCTACTGTCCTTTGACTGCTGCTGAGGCTGCTGAGGCTGCTGAATCTGCCGCAGCCACCACCTCTGCACCAGTTTCTGAGCAGGCAGTTACTACTTTGGTCACGGTCACGTGTCACGAGCAGACCTGCGAGTCTTCCACCGTTACCACGGGACTTACCTCATACACCACCACTGTTGGTGGTACCGAGACCATCTACACGACTTACTGCCCATTGACTGCAGCTGAGTCTACCGAAGCATCTTCTAGTGCTTCTCCTTCTAGTGCAGTTCCTTCTAGTGTTGCTCCAGAGGTCACCTCTTCGTCAAAATCTGCTGCCGCTGCTGATACTACTGCTCCAGCTGAGTCTGCCATCACTACTGTTGTCACTGTCACCTGCCACGAGAGCAAGTGCGAGTCATCCACAGTTACCACCGGCCTCACTTCATACACCACTACTATTGGTGGCACCGAAACTGTCTACACCACTTACTGCCCATTGACCGCCGAGACTTCAACTAGTGCTCCTGCCGAGACCACCGAATCTTCCTCGAGTGCTCCTGCTGAAACTACTGAGGCTTCATCAAGCGCTCCTGCTGAAACCAGCAAGTCTTCATCCGAAGCTGCAGTCGAGACTTCTCAGGCTGAGTCTGCCATCACCACTCTCGTCACTGTCACATGCCACGAGAGCAAGTGTGAGACTTCAACCATCACATCTGCTGCTCCAGTTTCTACCACTTCATCCGGTTCGGTTGCACCTGTCGAAACTTCTTCCACTTCTTCTGCAGCTCCAGAGGTCTCAACCTTCTCTAACGCTGCTCCAGTCGAAAAATCGGCCGGCTTCCTCGCAGGTGGTGCTCTCTTTGTTGCTGCCCTTCTTTTGTAA